A portion of the Mesobacillus sp. AQ2 genome contains these proteins:
- a CDS encoding sulfite exporter TauE/SafE family protein: MDYIILFFIGILATTIGTLAGGGGLISLPSMLVLGIPVHSAIAANKVSNTISSFSSFFHLYREKKITFKESFWLIPVSLGGGVTGGFIASKISNEDMYVVAIGLLIFAFFASFLGKGDMSGDQPLKPSGKSIPGLYAIGIYDGLFGPGQGTLMLYLFGYLNIAYIRAVGYVRLATFSSCLGAAITYISTGAVIWPGTIALMLGSVSGAQIGVRIASKLNPRYVKPILRVMTVALVVQIFLENVV; the protein is encoded by the coding sequence ATGGATTATATAATTCTCTTTTTTATTGGCATTTTAGCGACTACGATTGGAACTCTAGCGGGTGGGGGAGGCCTAATCAGTTTGCCTTCGATGCTCGTTTTAGGAATCCCGGTGCATTCGGCGATTGCTGCGAATAAGGTTTCGAATACGATTAGCTCCTTCTCAAGCTTCTTCCATCTATACAGGGAAAAGAAAATCACTTTCAAGGAGTCCTTCTGGCTCATTCCAGTAAGCCTCGGCGGCGGTGTGACCGGGGGATTCATTGCATCGAAAATCTCCAATGAAGATATGTATGTCGTGGCAATTGGCTTGCTGATTTTTGCCTTCTTTGCCTCTTTTTTAGGGAAAGGGGACATGTCAGGGGATCAGCCACTGAAGCCTTCAGGAAAAAGCATCCCGGGGTTATATGCGATTGGGATTTATGATGGGCTTTTTGGACCAGGACAGGGAACGCTGATGCTGTATTTGTTTGGCTATTTGAACATCGCCTATATCCGGGCAGTAGGGTATGTCCGGCTTGCTACGTTTTCAAGCTGCCTCGGTGCAGCCATCACCTATATTTCGACAGGTGCGGTGATCTGGCCAGGGACCATCGCCTTGATGCTAGGTTCAGTGTCAGGAGCGCAGATTGGTGTCAGGATTGCCAGCAAGCTCAACCCCCGCTATGTAAAACCAATACTGCGGGTGATGACAGTGGCGCTGGTCGTTCAGATTTTTTTGGAAAACGTAGTGTGA
- a CDS encoding globin-coupled sensor protein, whose product MLDTSFNQDLANQLSIISLTRRDLAIAKIIQPFIAEHLETITENYYTEIRKEASLLKIIDDNSSVERLKHTLSRHIHEMFDGKIDREFVRQRNTIAHVHVRIGLKTKWYMAAFQSLFTTFVSILKNYISDKEELLEAINVVSKILNLEQQLVLEAYEEEVERIKQEEQRKKQIGERVAATAQELSAVTEETSASVTTLMEKTRMMVELAGFGVQSAEEVHNRSSQGKEGIDLQQAQMQNIMHHMSTINTEIKDLKSISQEIDEVVKLVKGIAEQTNLLALNASIESARAGEHGKGFAVVANEVKKLAEQTKASVVNVSDLIQKTNAQIENVSSKSFEVNELVRSGSAKMDQITDFFNRILEEVDKSKNQSQLIEAELETFSKYFEEINRAVDHLAITTDNLTHITQDL is encoded by the coding sequence GTGCTGGATACTTCTTTTAACCAAGATCTCGCTAACCAGCTTTCTATCATCAGCTTGACCAGGAGAGACCTTGCGATTGCTAAGATAATCCAGCCTTTCATTGCAGAGCATCTTGAGACAATTACGGAAAACTATTATACAGAAATTCGCAAAGAAGCAAGCCTGTTGAAAATCATAGATGATAACAGCAGTGTCGAAAGACTGAAGCATACGCTGTCCAGGCATATTCATGAAATGTTTGATGGGAAAATCGATCGTGAATTTGTCCGGCAAAGAAACACGATAGCGCATGTTCATGTAAGAATCGGATTGAAAACCAAATGGTATATGGCAGCATTCCAGAGTCTTTTTACAACCTTTGTTTCAATCCTGAAGAATTATATCTCTGATAAAGAAGAACTCTTGGAGGCGATTAATGTTGTATCGAAAATCCTCAACCTTGAGCAACAGCTGGTGCTTGAGGCATATGAGGAAGAAGTAGAGAGAATTAAACAGGAAGAGCAGCGCAAGAAGCAAATTGGCGAGAGGGTAGCAGCTACTGCCCAGGAATTATCTGCCGTCACTGAAGAAACGAGTGCTTCTGTAACGACTCTTATGGAAAAAACGAGAATGATGGTCGAGCTGGCTGGATTTGGTGTCCAATCAGCAGAGGAAGTGCATAACCGTTCTAGTCAAGGAAAAGAGGGAATTGATCTTCAGCAGGCACAGATGCAAAACATTATGCACCATATGTCCACGATCAACACTGAGATCAAGGATTTAAAAAGTATCTCCCAGGAGATTGATGAAGTGGTTAAACTGGTGAAGGGAATTGCCGAGCAGACCAATCTTCTTGCCTTGAATGCTTCCATTGAGTCAGCACGAGCTGGAGAACATGGGAAAGGCTTTGCGGTCGTTGCCAATGAAGTGAAAAAACTGGCGGAACAAACAAAGGCCTCTGTAGTGAATGTTAGCGACCTTATCCAGAAAACGAATGCACAGATTGAGAATGTGAGCTCTAAGTCATTTGAAGTAAATGAATTAGTGAGAAGCGGATCTGCTAAAATGGATCAAATCACAGACTTCTTCAATAGAATCCTGGAGGAAGTGGACAAAAGCAAAAATCAAAGCCAACTGATTGAAGCAGAACTTGAAACTTTCTCAAAATACTTCGAGGAAATTAACCGGGCTGTAGATCACCTGGCCATCACGACAGACAATCTGACCCACATTACTCAAGATCTCTGA
- a CDS encoding TIGR02206 family membrane protein codes for MFSVTGMQGFELFSAGHLVTLGLFFAVCLGLVLFRKQIRPHKNVLKWTIFWTLVACQLTHQSWLILTGQWEISDLPLQLCSMSSFLAMYIFLRKNVKAFYVLYFIGSLPAILAMVTPEMIYTFPHIDFIEYFLNHSAIPIAVLYFMVYEGYRVPRKAILFSYLIVNIVAVPIFIFNFLFDTNFFYLASPTESKTILSFFGSGIMYYLNLEVAALIVFSLSYIPMWQLIKMENRKRLKPFYRQK; via the coding sequence ATGTTTTCCGTTACGGGGATGCAGGGGTTTGAGTTGTTTTCTGCTGGGCATCTGGTTACTCTGGGACTGTTCTTTGCTGTCTGTCTTGGACTGGTGCTGTTCAGAAAGCAGATCAGGCCGCATAAAAATGTTTTGAAATGGACCATTTTCTGGACGCTGGTGGCATGCCAGTTAACACATCAATCCTGGCTGATCCTGACTGGCCAGTGGGAAATAAGTGATCTTCCTCTGCAACTGTGTTCGATGAGTTCCTTTTTGGCGATGTATATCTTTTTGAGGAAGAATGTAAAAGCATTTTATGTGCTCTATTTTATCGGCTCCCTGCCAGCGATTCTGGCGATGGTGACGCCTGAAATGATTTATACATTTCCTCATATCGATTTTATCGAGTATTTCCTCAATCACTCGGCCATCCCAATTGCCGTATTGTATTTCATGGTATATGAAGGTTACAGAGTCCCCCGCAAAGCCATTCTATTCTCTTATCTTATTGTGAATATCGTTGCCGTTCCCATCTTCATTTTCAACTTCCTGTTTGACACGAACTTCTTCTACCTGGCCAGTCCAACTGAATCGAAAACGATCCTTTCCTTTTTCGGAAGCGGCATTATGTACTACCTGAATCTAGAAGTGGCCGCGCTGATTGTGTTCAGCCTCTCGTATATCCCGATGTGGCAGTTGATCAAAATGGAAAACAGGAAAAGGTTAAAGCCATTTTATCGGCAAAAATAA
- a CDS encoding aldo/keto reductase produces the protein MKKLPINENGLNASQLVFGCMGLGGGWDRSPIEPEHVKQAHEAVEAALESGINMFDHADIYTLGKAEKVFGQVLKEKPGLREEIIIQSKCGIRFGDQESGLPGRYDFSKSYILDSVDGILSRLGIEYLDILLLHRPDALMEPAEVGEAFHQLKASGKVRSFGVSNMSAGQIRLLQRHTDEKIIVNQLEMSLHKIGWVDTGVHVNQEAARQNTFPDGTLEFLQMEGIQIQSWGSLAKGLYTGKNIDNESESVKQTAAMVQKLAEEKQTTPEAIVLAWLMRHPAAIQPVIGTVNPERIKACGDAVNINLSRDEWYSLYVSSRGVKLP, from the coding sequence ATGAAAAAGCTGCCTATTAATGAAAATGGATTGAATGCTTCGCAGCTTGTTTTTGGCTGCATGGGTCTTGGCGGAGGCTGGGATCGCAGTCCGATCGAGCCAGAGCATGTGAAACAAGCACATGAAGCAGTGGAAGCTGCGTTAGAATCAGGAATCAATATGTTTGACCATGCAGATATTTATACGCTGGGTAAAGCAGAGAAGGTTTTTGGACAGGTTTTAAAAGAAAAGCCCGGTCTTCGCGAGGAAATCATCATCCAGTCGAAATGCGGCATTCGTTTTGGTGACCAGGAATCTGGTCTGCCAGGCAGGTATGATTTTTCAAAATCCTACATACTCGACAGTGTGGATGGCATCCTTTCAAGGCTTGGCATCGAATACCTGGACATCCTGTTGCTGCACCGTCCCGATGCATTGATGGAACCGGCCGAGGTGGGGGAAGCCTTTCATCAGCTAAAAGCCTCAGGCAAGGTGAGATCATTCGGTGTTTCCAATATGAGCGCTGGCCAAATCCGATTGCTGCAGCGGCATACCGATGAAAAAATCATCGTCAACCAGCTGGAAATGAGCCTGCATAAAATAGGCTGGGTTGATACCGGCGTCCATGTGAACCAAGAAGCTGCACGCCAGAACACCTTCCCAGACGGGACCCTCGAGTTCCTGCAAATGGAGGGAATCCAGATTCAATCCTGGGGTTCACTAGCAAAAGGGCTTTATACTGGAAAGAATATCGATAATGAAAGTGAAAGTGTCAAGCAGACCGCAGCGATGGTGCAAAAGCTGGCCGAAGAGAAGCAAACGACACCAGAAGCGATCGTGCTCGCCTGGCTGATGAGACACCCTGCCGCCATCCAGCCTGTCATCGGCACCGTGAATCCAGAGCGGATCAAAGCATGCGGAGACGCAGTCAACATCAACCTCAGCCGCGATGAATGGTATTCATTGTATGTGAGCTCACGCGGCGTGAAATTGCCATAA
- a CDS encoding hemolysin family protein, with product MGTEIVVLLILIVLNAFFAASEIALISLNDNKIKLMAESGDKKAKMLDNLTSEPSRFLATIQIGITLAGFLASAFAAESFAGRMAALLNEWGVPLSQSMLELVSVITITLVLSYFTLVLGELVPKRLALQKAEPIAMFAAAPLTVLSKVSSPFVKLLTLSTNGIVRLFGVDPNAEEENVTEEEIRMMVDVGREKGTIQDSEKIMINNIFEFDNKTVSDIMTHRTNIVALSADTSLKETVEIVNLEKYTRMPVYDGDIDHIIGILHTKDLIPFIECADQEEFDLRSMLREPSFVLESMRLDQLFKVMQKSNIHMTIAIDEYGGTDGIVTIEDLIEEIVGNIFDEYDEPELDIAEIEQIDTNQYSMDGTLNLYEVEEVLKIELPSEDYDTLSGFVLGELGYIPGHDERPEVEYKDILFSVAEMDDRRIARVNVRIKDSAGISE from the coding sequence TTGGGAACCGAGATAGTCGTGTTATTGATCCTGATTGTCCTGAATGCATTTTTTGCGGCATCAGAAATCGCATTAATTTCTTTAAATGATAATAAAATCAAACTGATGGCAGAAAGCGGAGATAAAAAGGCGAAAATGCTGGATAATCTGACGTCAGAACCAAGCCGATTTTTGGCAACCATTCAGATTGGCATCACGCTGGCAGGTTTCCTGGCGAGTGCATTCGCAGCCGAAAGCTTTGCCGGAAGAATGGCTGCATTATTGAACGAATGGGGAGTACCGCTTTCTCAAAGCATGCTTGAATTGGTATCTGTCATCACGATTACTTTGGTGTTGTCATATTTTACTCTCGTGTTGGGAGAATTGGTTCCAAAGCGGCTTGCGCTTCAAAAAGCGGAACCGATTGCCATGTTTGCTGCTGCACCTTTGACGGTATTATCCAAGGTATCCTCACCATTCGTAAAGTTATTGACACTGTCCACTAATGGGATTGTCAGGCTGTTCGGGGTCGATCCCAATGCAGAAGAAGAGAATGTGACAGAGGAAGAAATCCGGATGATGGTGGATGTCGGAAGGGAAAAAGGAACGATACAGGATTCGGAAAAAATAATGATCAACAATATTTTCGAATTCGATAATAAGACGGTGTCCGACATCATGACCCACCGGACCAATATTGTCGCGCTTTCAGCTGACACCAGCCTAAAGGAGACGGTCGAGATCGTCAACCTGGAAAAATACACAAGAATGCCTGTTTACGATGGAGACATCGATCATATCATCGGTATCCTTCATACAAAGGATTTGATTCCGTTCATAGAATGTGCGGACCAGGAAGAGTTCGACTTGAGAAGCATGCTCCGTGAACCAAGCTTTGTCCTGGAATCGATGCGCCTTGATCAGTTGTTCAAGGTTATGCAGAAGAGCAATATTCATATGACGATTGCCATTGATGAATATGGCGGGACCGATGGAATAGTGACAATTGAAGACCTGATTGAGGAAATCGTCGGCAATATTTTCGATGAGTATGATGAACCGGAACTTGATATCGCCGAGATCGAACAGATTGATACCAACCAATATTCAATGGATGGTACCCTCAATCTGTATGAGGTGGAGGAAGTTTTAAAGATAGAACTTCCTAGTGAAGACTATGATACATTAAGCGGATTTGTACTCGGCGAGCTTGGATATATTCCGGGACATGATGAACGGCCAGAGGTGGAATATAAGGATATTTTGTTTTCTGTTGCCGAAATGGATGACAGAAGGATTGCCCGGGTTAATGTACGTATAAAAGATTCTGCCGGAATATCAGAATAG
- a CDS encoding glycosyltransferase family 1 protein: MRVAIFTDTFSPDINGVSITLSHFTNYLESQGIVYKVFAPDSRSGEYISEHIRRFKSFSLFLYPECRFAFPNVRSIKAELEAFAPDIIHIATPFNMGLCGLYLSKKLNIPAVGSYHTNFDHYLKFYNLSFLSSSLWKYMQWFHKPLRKLFVPSHETIRQLKRRGFRNTVLCPAGVDCTLYQPGYDQDSTRKKYGLSKRFTLSFVARLAPEKDLHTLMNIASSIPAELNEQIDWIIVGDGPMREELEEKAPSNMKFTGYRTGKDLAELYSISDVFVFPSPTETFGMVVLEALASGTAAVTANSGGVKNIIKSGKTGFTCEPGNVSAFTEAIVHLLKNDHLRRKFQAEARLYALEQNWEAIFEEMLWHYRDATVGNDISKFA, translated from the coding sequence ATGAGAGTTGCCATTTTCACTGATACCTTCTCCCCGGATATCAACGGGGTTTCGATTACCTTGAGCCACTTTACCAATTACCTGGAGAGCCAGGGGATCGTGTACAAGGTTTTTGCTCCTGATTCACGCTCGGGTGAATATATTTCCGAACATATCCGAAGATTCAAGAGCTTTTCCCTTTTCCTCTATCCAGAGTGCCGTTTTGCCTTTCCGAATGTGCGCAGCATCAAAGCAGAGCTTGAAGCTTTTGCTCCAGACATCATTCACATCGCCACTCCCTTCAATATGGGACTTTGCGGTCTCTATCTCTCGAAAAAACTGAACATCCCGGCAGTTGGCTCATATCACACAAATTTTGACCATTACCTGAAGTTCTATAATCTTTCTTTTTTATCTTCTTCACTATGGAAATACATGCAATGGTTCCATAAGCCACTTAGAAAACTTTTTGTTCCTTCCCATGAAACAATCCGGCAGCTCAAACGGCGCGGCTTCAGAAATACGGTACTATGCCCTGCCGGTGTCGATTGCACCCTTTATCAACCTGGATATGATCAAGATTCAACCAGAAAAAAATACGGTTTATCTAAACGCTTCACTTTGAGCTTCGTCGCCAGGCTCGCTCCTGAAAAAGACCTCCACACCCTGATGAATATTGCCTCCTCCATTCCGGCCGAGCTGAATGAACAGATAGACTGGATCATCGTCGGTGATGGACCGATGCGGGAGGAACTTGAGGAAAAGGCTCCTTCTAACATGAAGTTCACAGGATACCGTACCGGAAAAGACCTGGCTGAACTCTACTCGATATCTGATGTTTTCGTGTTCCCTTCTCCTACCGAAACATTCGGCATGGTCGTCCTTGAAGCACTCGCAAGCGGAACGGCTGCGGTCACTGCCAATTCGGGAGGAGTTAAAAACATCATCAAATCCGGAAAAACAGGGTTCACTTGTGAACCTGGCAATGTATCAGCTTTTACAGAAGCGATCGTCCACCTTTTAAAAAATGATCATCTCAGAAGAAAGTTTCAGGCAGAAGCAAGGTTATATGCGCTGGAACAAAACTGGGAGGCTATTTTCGAGGAAATGCTCTGGCATTATCGCGATGCCACTGTTGGAAATGATATCTCAAAATTCGCTTAG
- a CDS encoding FbpB family small basic protein has product MKKKKVTFEELLKANRRELLEDEKQMEKIEERIEARRLDQKAGNASY; this is encoded by the coding sequence ATGAAAAAGAAAAAAGTGACTTTTGAGGAATTGCTGAAGGCTAACAGGCGTGAGCTATTGGAGGATGAAAAGCAGATGGAAAAAATCGAAGAGCGGATCGAAGCGAGACGTCTGGATCAAAAAGCTGGAAACGCATCTTATTAA
- a CDS encoding class F sortase: MKKLYAMIAALILAGCSTQPGAEMTKVTQAPIKEQSMSSPSTESKIEIIKDNRSGIVPATIEILTINVKTKIEEVGTLKDGRMAVPKDPDNVGWYEPGTLPGAPGNAVLAGHVDDLTSPAVFYDLHKLKNGDKIMVTGTEGQTLTFEVYDQQKFPRLDAPIEEIFGFSFASTLNLITCSGDYDPKTTERAERTVIYSKLVEEDHDSL, encoded by the coding sequence TTGAAAAAACTTTATGCAATGATTGCTGCACTGATATTGGCGGGCTGCTCCACCCAGCCGGGTGCCGAAATGACAAAAGTAACTCAGGCTCCGATAAAGGAGCAGTCTATGTCCAGTCCTTCCACAGAATCCAAGATTGAGATCATCAAAGATAACCGCAGCGGCATCGTTCCTGCCACAATTGAAATTCTCACGATCAATGTCAAAACCAAGATTGAAGAAGTAGGCACCTTAAAGGATGGGCGCATGGCCGTCCCAAAAGATCCTGACAATGTCGGCTGGTACGAACCCGGAACATTGCCCGGAGCTCCCGGAAACGCCGTCCTCGCCGGACATGTAGACGATCTGACAAGCCCTGCAGTTTTCTATGACCTTCACAAACTGAAAAATGGCGACAAGATCATGGTAACGGGCACTGAGGGCCAGACACTAACCTTTGAAGTATACGATCAACAAAAATTCCCGCGTCTGGATGCACCAATCGAAGAGATCTTTGGCTTCTCGTTTGCGAGCACCCTCAATCTGATTACCTGCAGCGGGGATTATGACCCGAAGACAACCGAACGGGCTGAACGGACTGTTATTTATAGCAAATTGGTTGAGGAGGATCATGACAGTCTTTGA
- a CDS encoding TerC family protein, whose protein sequence is MELTMLFEYGWVLLLLVALEGLLAADNALVLAIMVKHLPEEERKKALFYGLAGAFVFRFASLFIISFLVDVWQVQAIGALYLLFIAINHIVRKLYFKKVEDDREAEEKKKSGFWATVFKVELADIAFAVDSILAAVALAMTLPNTSLPEIGGMDGGKFLVVFAGGLIGLIIMRFAANLFVKLLKSRPGLEIAAFAIVGWVGVKLTVLTLGHPEIGVLSYDFAHSVEWKLFFYTVLVGIAAAGWFLTKDKSEKQVV, encoded by the coding sequence TTGGAACTGACAATGTTATTTGAGTATGGATGGGTATTGCTGCTGTTAGTCGCTCTGGAAGGTTTGCTGGCAGCTGATAATGCATTAGTATTGGCAATCATGGTCAAGCATCTTCCGGAAGAGGAACGGAAAAAGGCATTATTCTATGGTCTGGCAGGAGCGTTTGTATTCCGCTTTGCATCTTTGTTTATCATCTCTTTCCTTGTCGATGTCTGGCAGGTGCAGGCAATCGGAGCGCTATACCTGTTATTCATCGCGATCAATCATATCGTCAGGAAGCTTTATTTTAAGAAAGTGGAAGACGATCGCGAAGCTGAGGAGAAAAAGAAATCCGGTTTCTGGGCGACTGTTTTTAAGGTCGAGCTGGCAGATATCGCATTTGCGGTTGACTCAATCCTTGCGGCTGTAGCACTGGCCATGACTCTGCCGAACACCAGCCTGCCGGAAATTGGCGGAATGGATGGCGGCAAGTTCCTGGTCGTCTTTGCCGGAGGATTGATCGGCTTGATCATCATGCGTTTCGCTGCAAACCTGTTTGTGAAACTGCTCAAATCAAGGCCAGGCCTCGAAATCGCCGCGTTTGCGATTGTTGGATGGGTAGGAGTCAAACTGACTGTATTGACGCTGGGGCATCCTGAAATCGGAGTCCTTTCCTACGATTTCGCCCATTCAGTTGAGTGGAAGCTGTTCTTCTATACTGTCCTTGTTGGCATTGCAGCAGCTGGTTGGTTCTTGACTAAGGATAAGTCGGAAAAGCAGGTTGTATAA
- a CDS encoding GNAT family N-acetyltransferase has product MIFDATNRTITTNRLLLRLFQESDAPAVARLCNNYNLYKSTLNLPYPYSIEDALGWMAAHQEHFDADRLYEFAVTDRESGELYGAVALSNIQKYSNGEIAYWIGEEYWGKGYATEAARAMVDFAFEVKGYHKVYARYFQSNPASGKVMQKLGMKQEGILLEQVKKEDQFEDLVCYGIIK; this is encoded by the coding sequence GTGATTTTTGATGCAACAAACAGGACAATTACGACTAATCGACTTTTGTTAAGGTTATTTCAAGAGTCGGATGCACCCGCTGTCGCCAGGCTTTGCAATAATTATAATCTTTATAAAAGCACGCTGAATCTGCCTTATCCCTACTCGATCGAGGATGCTTTGGGGTGGATGGCAGCTCATCAGGAGCATTTTGACGCCGATCGATTATATGAGTTTGCTGTAACAGACAGGGAAAGCGGCGAGTTATATGGAGCGGTGGCCTTGTCTAATATCCAGAAGTACAGTAATGGTGAAATCGCCTACTGGATCGGAGAAGAATACTGGGGGAAAGGATATGCGACGGAGGCAGCCAGGGCCATGGTCGATTTTGCGTTTGAGGTAAAGGGCTATCACAAGGTGTATGCTCGCTATTTTCAGTCGAACCCAGCTTCCGGAAAAGTCATGCAAAAATTGGGCATGAAGCAAGAGGGGATTTTACTTGAACAGGTGAAGAAAGAGGATCAATTTGAAGACCTTGTCTGTTACGGAATCATCAAATGA
- a CDS encoding copper amine oxidase, protein MNIKKAAIAVPLSLSLLLPVAANSAAAHDHATPTVSDSAVDLRATLDQLLSEHVYLAVETMRKGVDGSKDFDQSAAALQGNTEDLSAAIASVYGDEAGAKFKEMWSAHIGFFVDYVKGTAGNDEAAKKAALDELAQYKEDFSNFLSTATEKRLEADALAEGLQMHVDQLVGAFNAYVAGDYEKAYEYEREAIHHMYMVSKGLSNAIVMQFPDKFENHKAVTPAADLRSDLNYLLSEHAGLAVTAMQNGIDGSKDFEASAAALSANTEDLSAAIASVYGKEAGEQFKQMWAEHIGHFVSYVKATGANDEEAKKAALTALAQYKDSFAKFLETATGGRLPADALAEGLQMHVDQLVKAFDTYTAEDYANTYPAVREAYGHMFETSKGLSGAIVDQFPDKFKAEMPSEMPKTGMGGTAAQGLPFEAILISAILALAAAGFVTMRRLAADKK, encoded by the coding sequence ATGAATATTAAAAAAGCAGCGATTGCCGTACCACTCAGCCTATCCCTCTTACTTCCTGTTGCCGCAAACTCGGCAGCAGCCCATGATCACGCAACTCCTACAGTATCCGATTCAGCAGTCGATTTAAGAGCTACCCTTGACCAGCTCCTTAGTGAACATGTTTATCTAGCCGTTGAAACGATGCGAAAAGGAGTCGATGGCTCGAAGGACTTTGATCAATCCGCCGCTGCCCTTCAAGGAAACACGGAAGATTTGAGTGCTGCGATTGCCTCTGTATACGGTGACGAAGCAGGTGCGAAATTCAAGGAAATGTGGTCCGCTCACATTGGTTTCTTTGTAGACTATGTAAAAGGAACAGCGGGGAACGACGAAGCAGCAAAAAAAGCCGCCCTTGATGAACTGGCACAATACAAGGAAGACTTCTCTAATTTCCTCTCCACCGCAACCGAAAAACGACTGGAAGCGGATGCCCTGGCTGAAGGTTTGCAGATGCACGTAGACCAGCTGGTCGGTGCCTTCAATGCCTATGTTGCAGGGGACTACGAAAAAGCATATGAATATGAACGTGAAGCGATCCACCATATGTACATGGTGAGCAAAGGGCTTTCCAATGCGATTGTCATGCAATTCCCGGACAAATTTGAAAACCACAAGGCTGTCACGCCTGCAGCTGATTTACGCTCCGATTTGAACTACCTGCTATCAGAACATGCCGGTTTAGCAGTAACAGCGATGCAGAACGGCATTGACGGCTCAAAGGACTTTGAAGCGTCAGCCGCTGCTCTTTCCGCCAATACGGAAGATTTGAGTGCAGCGATTGCCTCTGTATATGGAAAAGAAGCAGGCGAGCAATTCAAACAAATGTGGGCCGAACATATCGGACATTTTGTCAGTTATGTAAAAGCGACTGGAGCAAATGATGAAGAAGCGAAAAAAGCAGCCCTTACCGCTCTTGCCCAGTATAAAGATTCCTTTGCCAAGTTCCTCGAGACTGCAACTGGTGGCAGACTGCCAGCAGATGCCCTGGCAGAAGGGTTACAAATGCATGTTGACCAGCTAGTGAAAGCTTTCGATACCTACACGGCTGAAGATTACGCCAACACCTACCCTGCAGTAAGGGAAGCTTATGGCCACATGTTTGAAACATCAAAAGGACTGTCGGGAGCCATCGTTGACCAGTTCCCTGACAAGTTCAAAGCAGAAATGCCTTCTGAAATGCCTAAGACGGGAATGGGCGGCACCGCTGCTCAGGGACTTCCTTTTGAGGCAATCCTGATTTCAGCCATTCTAGCTCTTGCAGCTGCAGGATTCGTAACCATGAGACGTCTTGCTGCTGACAAAAAATAA